The Lactobacillus sp. ESL0680 DNA segment CCAATCGTAAAAAGCGAACGTCATTATCAGCAACGCTCTGTCTAATATCATCTGCTGTAATTGTTTTTGCCATTTTTTTCACCTAATAAAAAATCATACAGTAATTGGTCTGGTCCTAACAAAACTTCCTCGTTCTGCATCAAACCTGTTTTATACAATACCAAACCCTAGTCCAAAAGTCAAAGTGGTCTAGTATGTTTTTTCAACCTTTACCGTTTTTTAATTAATTCAGGAATTACTTGCAAAAAATAATTCATTTACTGCATTCGTGATGGCAATCTTCACATGAGCGTAAGTCAGTCCACCTTGCATGTAAATTGCGTAAGGCGGGCGAATTGGACCATCACCAGAAAATTCAATACTTGCTCCTTCGACAAAGGAACCGTCAGCCATGATAACCTTGTCTTCATAACCCGTATCATTGCTTGGGATTGGGTCAACGAAGGAATTAACCGGTGAGTTCTCCTGCAGAACTTTGGCAAAACGAATCATCTTGTCCTGATCATTAAAAATCACGGTTTGAATCAAATCAGTCCGGTCTTCATTCCACTTAGGCGTTACTTCTTCACCCATGCGTTCCAGAAGTGCTGCCGAATAAATGGCACCCTTAATTGCATTACCCGTTGTATTCGGGGCAATAAACAAGCCTTGGAAGTAATCAAGGTTATTATTCAAGCTGGCACCTTCTTCGCGGCCAATGCCCCCAGCAGTCAAACGTGCAGCAGTATTTTCAATCAATTCATGCTTGCCGACAACATAACCACCAATTTTAGCTAAACCACCGCCGGCATTTTTAATCAATGAACCAGCCATCAAGTCAGCACCATATTCAGTTGGTTCGTGCTTTTCGGAAAATTCACCATAGCAATTGTCAATCATGATGATGCTCTTAGGGCTAACTTCACGAATCATCGCAATCATCGGCTTGATCTTGGCAACGGTGAAACTCTGGCGAGTATTATAGCCGCGTGAACGTTGAATAACGACCATCTTAGGTTGATGCTCACTTAGCAATTTACGCGCTGCATCATAATCAACTTCACCGTCTTTTAGGTCAACATGCGAGAATTTGACACCGTATGATTGCAAACTGCCGCGGCCATCACCAGCCACGCCGATTACCTGCTGCAGAGTGTCATACGGCATTCCTGTTAAGTAAGTTAATTCATCTCCTGGCAGCAAGTTCCCAGCCATTGCCGTGGCAATCGTATGCGTACCGGATACAAATTGTGAGCGGACAAGAGCATCTTCGGTATGAAAAATCTGCGCATAAATCCGATCTAACTTATCACGTCCAGTATCGTCTGAACCATAACCAGTGCTTCCTTGTAAGTCAGCTTCTGCAACTGCCTTATCCTTAAATGCCTGCAAAACCTTGTTCTGATTATACAAAATATTGTCATCAATCTTAGCAAGCTGTGGTGCGATTTGCGCATCAATTTCTTTAACGATTTGTTGTAATTCTTCTGGCCAATTATTCATGGAGC contains these protein-coding regions:
- a CDS encoding methionine gamma-lyase family protein, producing MNNWPEELQQIVKEIDAQIAPQLAKIDDNILYNQNKVLQAFKDKAVAEADLQGSTGYGSDDTGRDKLDRIYAQIFHTEDALVRSQFVSGTHTIATAMAGNLLPGDELTYLTGMPYDTLQQVIGVAGDGRGSLQSYGVKFSHVDLKDGEVDYDAARKLLSEHQPKMVVIQRSRGYNTRQSFTVAKIKPMIAMIREVSPKSIIMIDNCYGEFSEKHEPTEYGADLMAGSLIKNAGGGLAKIGGYVVGKHELIENTAARLTAGGIGREEGASLNNNLDYFQGLFIAPNTTGNAIKGAIYSAALLERMGEEVTPKWNEDRTDLIQTVIFNDQDKMIRFAKVLQENSPVNSFVDPIPSNDTGYEDKVIMADGSFVEGASIEFSGDGPIRPPYAIYMQGGLTYAHVKIAITNAVNELFFASNS